A DNA window from Nitrospinota bacterium contains the following coding sequences:
- a CDS encoding dephospho-CoA kinase codes for MTPVSLLLGLTGGIGSGKSLAAKFFKELGAYIIDADKLSRELVRPGQPALNEIIENFGDDILDSNGNLNRGELAKIIFKDANKKSSLENILHPKIIKMEQEEYARISNSDPSAIVIIEAALLIESENYKNVDKVIVIQSNEAQQLDRILSRSDLNRDQAEARIKNQMKLEEKNKFADFLLENNSTPEVLRQNVHELYKKIQALNN; via the coding sequence ATAACGCCAGTGTCTTTACTTCTAGGCCTGACAGGTGGAATCGGTTCTGGAAAAAGTTTAGCCGCAAAATTTTTTAAGGAACTCGGTGCCTATATCATAGATGCGGATAAATTATCCCGTGAATTAGTCCGTCCTGGTCAACCTGCTCTAAACGAAATCATAGAAAATTTTGGTGATGATATCCTTGATTCAAATGGAAACTTAAACAGGGGAGAACTGGCTAAAATCATATTTAAGGATGCTAATAAGAAATCGTCCCTCGAGAACATTCTCCACCCCAAAATCATTAAAATGGAACAGGAGGAATACGCCAGAATCAGCAATAGTGATCCCTCTGCGATCGTTATCATTGAAGCTGCTTTACTGATCGAATCAGAAAATTACAAAAATGTGGATAAGGTAATCGTTATTCAATCCAATGAAGCGCAACAACTTGATCGTATTTTATCTCGTAGTGATTTAAACCGGGATCAGGCAGAGGCTCGAATCAAGAATCAAATGAAACTTGAAGAGAAAAATAAGTTTGCAGATTTCTTACTGGAGAATAATTCTACTCCTGAGGTCCTGAGACAAAATGTCCATGAACTTTATAAAAAAATCCAGGCACTTAATAATTAA